DNA sequence from the Candidatus Poribacteria bacterium genome:
TCTGGCGGTGCGGTTTCAAGGACTTTCTCGATCTTTGAGTGCATGCTGAGCATCTCTTCAGAACTACAAAGTTTGTAAGGACCGAGGTAGCCCTGCCGCCAAAACTGTTCCCGTTCTTGGGCATTCAACATTTTAATTTTTCCTTGCGGTTCGGTACGGCGAATCGCTATTTTTCCTCATTGCTGACAGACATGCACTTTAACGGCGCCGGAGGTCTTATCGGCAGACACTCGGAACGCTTCGACGATCTCGTCAAGTGGATAGGAGTGTGTCACCAATTTTGTCGCATCGACCTTGCCAGAGTCAATCAACTCAATCGCTGCCTCAAAGTCGGTCTCCATCCCACTATAACCGTAGCAGTTAGACCCTGTAACGAATGCTTCTGACCAGACGATCTTGGAAAGATCCACTTCAAGCGGTTTATAGTATCCTGCGACGAGGACAACAGCCCCCTGTTTCCGAACGATATTCATAGCGGTGTCAAAGTTTTCCCCACCGCCTACGGTTTCAACCACTGCGTCAAAACCGATGCCGTTTGTGGCATCCTTGACGTATTCACGAACGTCGGTGTCGCCGACGTTTACGACATGATCTGCGCCGAGGGCTTTTGCCAGTTCTGCTTGCTGCTCGTACTTGACGGTAATCAACGTCTCTTTCACACCCGCGGCGACTGCATCCGCTAAAGCGAATTGTCCGATAGTCCCGCCACCGATAATCGCGACTGTATCTCTGAAATTGGTACCTGTCCGCGCGATAGCACGATGTGAGACGGCGAGCGGTTCAACAAGTGCGCCCTGCTCAAACGTCATGTCTTTCGGTAATTTAAACAATCCAGACTGGTGCACCGAGGTGTATTCAGCAAACCCGCCGTGCATACCCGGTGAGACCCCGGTCCTATTGACGCAGAGATTATACTGTCCGGTTTCACAATACTTGCAGACGCCGCAGTGCGAAAAACATTCCACGGCGACCTTGTCGCCAAGGTCAAATTTCGTTACCCCCTCGCCGAGTGCCACGACGACACCACATGTCTCATGCCCTGCGGCGTATTCGTGCGATTGCCCCCAATTCCCGTAATAACTGTGCAGGTCACTTCCGCAGATACCGGTCTGTTTTGTATCAACGAGGACAAAGCCTGGAGGGGGTTCGTCCCGTTCAACTTCACGTATCTCAATTCCTTCAATGCCTGTGTAGATAGCAGCTTTCATTTTCATTTTTTAATTTTTCCTTGCGGAGAAACGACGAGGCTTATGCTTTTCAGCTTTTCGCTCAAGGATCGCCCTCCACTTCGTTACGGGCTACAGGTTTTTAGAATCCCAAAAACTGCACTCCCCTCTATCTCCCGTAGGCAGTGGATACAGGGATACGCAGTCGAGATGCCCATCAATTAAAATGCTATC
Encoded proteins:
- a CDS encoding alcohol dehydrogenase catalytic domain-containing protein, producing the protein MKMKAAIYTGIEGIEIREVERDEPPPGFVLVDTKQTGICGSDLHSYYGNWGQSHEYAAGHETCGVVVALGEGVTKFDLGDKVAVECFSHCGVCKYCETGQYNLCVNRTGVSPGMHGGFAEYTSVHQSGLFKLPKDMTFEQGALVEPLAVSHRAIARTGTNFRDTVAIIGGGTIGQFALADAVAAGVKETLITVKYEQQAELAKALGADHVVNVGDTDVREYVKDATNGIGFDAVVETVGGGENFDTAMNIVRKQGAVVLVAGYYKPLEVDLSKIVWSEAFVTGSNCYGYSGMETDFEAAIELIDSGKVDATKLVTHSYPLDEIVEAFRVSADKTSGAVKVHVCQQ